The following nucleotide sequence is from Mucilaginibacter sp. cycad4.
TTTATCATCGCCTGTGTAAATGTAGTTACTACCTGATGACTGCTTCCGCTGTAAAAATTTCAGGGCTTTATCCTTATTAGCCGGGTCATCAGCACTGATGCTTACAAAATCCAGGCCCCTGTCCCGGTAAAGCCTGTTCAGGGTAACCAGATCGTCAAACTCGGCAACACAGGGGCCACACCAGGTAGCCCACAGGTTAATCAGCCTTAACCTGTCTGAGTGATTTTTTACCACTATTGCAATTCCACCGGCGCTGATGGTATCAAGTTTTACCGGCTCTTTTGCCCATTGTGTTTGCGCCTTATCTATCCAATCCTTTTTCTCGGCCCATTTAACCGAGCAGCCAAAGGTTTTGGTAACCGGTACTGCTATTTCTTTGCCTCCAAGTACCGCATCAATAGCATTACGCGCATCCAGTGACTTGGGGGTTTTGGCAGGGTTTTCCATATCATCTATCCGGCCGTTGTAACGCAGCTTCCTGTCCTTATCAAAAACAAAAATATGAGGTGTGGCAACCGGGCCATATTTATTTGATGCTACTTCGGTTTCGCCATCGTACAGGTATGGGAAGTTAAAACCTTTATCTTTCGCCCGTGTTTTCATCTCTTCAAATGAATCGCTTAAATCACTGTAGCCCAACTCGTCATAGCGTAATGAGGAAGGATTATTGGGATTGATTGCTACCACACTAACTCCCTTTGGCGTATAGTCGCTGGTTAGTTTGATTACCCTGTCTTCATAGGCCTGCGATGTAGGGCAATGGTTGCACATAAAAACCACAACCAACACTTTAGCATTTTTGAACGATTGCAATGTGTATGTTTTGCCATCAATACCAGGCAGACTAAAATCAGGCGCCGGTGCCCCTATCGCCAATATTTTATGTTCATCAAAGGCAAAAGAAAGCATCGGCAAAGCCGACAGCAGCCCAAGGATGAAACATATACTGATCTTAAACTTCTTCATAATTAGATATATGGTTTATGATTAATCACTTGTTGACACCGCCAGCAGGTACCAGGCGGTATGCGGCAGCCACTGCTCGGCCCAGCGCCAGTCGGAATCTTTACCTGATACTGCATAAGGGATATTGAAATCAATATCGTCCTCATTATCAAACCCTGAAGTAATGCCATTTACAATACCGCCTGGTGCGTTGGTATATTCAAACGTGCCGAAAAAGCCATAAGCCGGATTGTTATGTCCTGTGCCCTGCAGCATACTTGCATCAAAGGGATTCAGGCCCAGGATCCAGTTTAACTGATCTATCGCAAAGCCGGAAAGCTGGTCATGGAAAGTCTTATCATCTTTAAACAGGCTGGCAGCCATTCTTGCAGCGGTGGCTACTGAACCGAGTCGTGCATTTTCGCCCTGCCACCAGGGCGAGGCATCGCTGCCATGCGGGAAAAAGAAAGCGCTGTGCCGGTTGCCCAGTGTATCCTGCACCAGTTCGCGGCTGTAACCAAAGGGATTGTTCACTTCATGGGTAATAGTCAATTCAAACTCCATTGATTTTCTTACTGCCGTTTTGATCTTTGCCTGCAGATCTGCAGAAGCATAAGGATAGTAATACATCAGGCTTACTACGGGCAAGCCACCATCTGATGGATGAAAAAAAGGCCTGCCCATATCATCGGCGCGCCAAAAGTTCTGGTATTTATTCCAGGAGCTTAGGCGGTTAAGCAGGTTGTTAGCCCGATTTTCGGCAGCGGTTTTATATATTTCCTTGTGAGTTACTTTGTATAATTCGGTAGCGGCACTCAGGGCACAATAGTCATCAAGGATATTTTCCTTTTTATCATAGTCCATTTGCGGGTTTTCCTTCTCCAGAAAGGCAAAAGCATTTTCGGCAGCTTTCAGGTAATCTGCATTGCTAAACTCACCCGATGTTTGATAAGCCGAAGCCATAGCCAGTGCCGCGATGGAGATCCCAGCGCCCGAACGGTAACTGGCCTGATAACCACGCCAGTTTTTACCTGTGGTGGTTTTGGTAAACGACTGGTCTTTGGTTTGTTTAATCCGGTAATTGCCTTCATCGGCTTGGATCACCCTGTCTTTAGGTAATTTACCAGGGCCGGGTGAGGACACAGAGCGATAGAACGAGCCGTTTTTAGCTTGTATCCTCACAAGGTAATCAGCTCCATACATGGCTTCGTCTAAAATTCTCCGGTTAAACTGGCGGAAATCAGTCCCTGGGCGGGCGCTTAACAATTCGTAGGTTTTAAAAAGGCTAAAAGCCGTTAAAGAGATTTGCTGGGGATTAAAATAATTGGAAAATGACAAATGCGACAAATGTTTACCATAATCGCCGGTGGCATCATACCAGCCACCGTGCGCATCAACAGTATCCGTTGTACCTGATAATACTAAATGGTGATCGGCCTTATCTAACAGGCCCGAGCTTCGTTGTCCTTTAAAATAATATACTACATCGGATATAGTGGCTTTTTCGAGCACGTTTTTCCCAATGATAAAAGGGTATGATGAAATTACGCCTTTAGATGAAGTGAATTGGATTTTATAAGTCCCCGGCACGGTAAAACTGCTGAAATCAAGCGTCCAAAACTCAAAATTCTTCCATTTGTTCACCGGACCGCTGTAATTGATGTGTCCGGTAAATACCGTATTGCCTTTATCAGCATCAACGAGGTTAAAAGAAGTAAATGTAAGGTGGCTATCAGCAACAATAACGGCGCGTTTTGCCTTGCTGTCCTCATAACCAACATGGTTGGTTACCACTTTAATATTTTGCGCCTGTGCAAAAAGCGGCAGACCGAACCAGAACAAGGCAGTCGCCTTCAACAGGATATTGATATGTTTTTTCAGACTCATATATAAAGTTAAGGAATTACCGTACGGTTTAAGAACGATGGTTATGCGTCCTGCGTCAAAGCTAAAAGATTAAGTTTCCTTCGGATATTTTTATGCCACTACATTAGCACTACCATGGTTAAATACTTCAATTTGTTATCAATAGTCACCTTTGCTGCTATCCATCGATGACGCTACAGTAGCTGCGCTGTTATGGCTTCCAAATGGTTACTGAATAAAGCTTGACTGATAATTGCAGAATATAGGCATGTATAATCAAATTTTGAGGCGTAATCTTTTCTTCTCAAGTAATCCGACAAATAAAACAATGATCACCGCCGTCAGGAATGACCGCAATAGCCCCGGCAATCCGTTATTGATAACACCGGGATAGTTAATATGGAACAGCTCCAGTATAAATACCTGGAAATATGGGATCAGGTAACAGGTTAGCGTGCTGGTACCGGCCGGTTTGATCCAGTTAAAGGCATTTATTTTTCCTTTAACATCTACCACATATATCAGTATCAGAAAGGCTAACGTGGCAATGCCCGAGCAAATGAAGATCCATGCAGGTGTTGAACGGATCTTGGATGTCCCTTCGGTATAGGGCCTCAAAACAAAACCTGCTACCAGGAACAAAATGCCGATGACAGCCAGTGTAGCCCAAATACGTGGGGTTTTACCCTGCGCAACCAATTTGGCGTAGATCCCTGATACTACCACACCTCCCATAGTTAAGGTCATGGTTGATGCATCGTTGATTATCCAAAGCGGCTTTAAAAAGATAATTGCATTGCCGAAGGAACTGCCCGTAACATCCTTTCCTGCAATGGTTACCATTGTTTCTTCGTGCATCACCTTTATCTTTAATATGGAGTGCGCCAAAATATTAACAGCGGCAAGCACTATCCATGCTACGATAAGGCTGTTCAGCTTGCCTTTAACTGCGAAAAATATCAAAGCGCAAACCAAGTACGCCCATCCTATCAAACCCAAAATCCCCCACCAGGAAGGCTCCATACCCCGTACGTCGCCATCTTCTCCGCCTTTATAAATCACCGCCATGCCTACCAGCATGGCAATTCCTAATATCTGCAAAGTATACCTTTTAGCCTTTGCCATGGTTTCCGGATAATCGAGCCAGACCAGGAAGAATGCAGTTGTAATAACCAATGCCCATGCAGCCTTCGGAATTAATGCCGCCGATGAATTATACTCCTCAAGGTTTACGTGATAAAAACCCATGATGAGCAGCGCCGCACTTCGTACCAGGATATAAACTAACACCTGCCTGGTACTATCTCCCTTTTTGATCCGGTTATTAATTGCAAATGGTAACGACAAGCCCACAATGAACAAAAATGCCGGAAAAATGGTATCAGCAAAACCCATCCTGTCCTCAAAACCTTTGGCGTGGTCTATCCATTCGGGAATATGCTTTACACCTCCGGCATCGTTAACAAATATCATCAGGAGCATAGTAATCGCGCGCAACACATCGATTGACAAAAGGCGCTTAGGTAACTGTTGCATGTTTTTTATTTAGGGGGTTTCATTTAACTTTCACGGAAAATAACGAATTATGGCTTGTGATATATAAAATATTATTCGCTGCGCCGCCAAATGCCAAACCGGTTCATAAGGCATCGATGCAGATTCAACGGATCATCACAGCACAAATCTATCCGATAATGCAATCTGATGCTATTATTACGGCACTACAACACCACTACCTGTAACATTGCATATAAATAAAAACTTAGCGAAAGCGGGAAAGAAGGAGGTTTCGGAAGCGGCAGAAAAAACCGGGAGCAAATTGTTTAGCAATTCATACGACCGATTACAAATTATATAAAAACGAAAATGGGCAACCCAGGGCCGCCCATTCATTAACTGGTTTTAATATCCAATTATTTTGCAGTTTTTCTTGCAGGGATTAATGGAACGATAATAACAGCTAAGAAAAGGGCAACTTCTAATACGGTTAACATAACTTTAATTTTTTTAATGTTTAATTACTGAACTAACAATGTTTTCAGGAAATACAACCGTTCCTACAGGCATGCTGCGGCAGGGATGCAAAAACAATTGTATCATTCCTGGCAGGATTTCGGCTAAAAACATGCCATTAAAAGTTCGACGCTATAATCAACATTTTAGGGCCTAAAACGTCATTTTTTAAAATTGTTTTTTCTTTGAAATCGCCTTCAAAAAACGGGGTTTTCCAAATTTAAATCCGGATTTTACCTTTGGAATCAAAAAAACAGGCTTAAATCGGGGTATAAAAAATATTTAAACCGTTTTTTGTCGAATTATTTTTACAAAAATGGATAAACGGGTATAAATTTATTTTTAGAGAAATTTATTTCGCACGTTAATTTCACAGCTTGCTTTGTGGTTCTGAAAATCCCTCATCAAACATTTTTTTGTAAAAAAACCATTCCCGATTTTTACATATTACTGGTCTTAGCATTTTGAAAAAAATTAAGCGACAATTTGTCATTAGCATGACAAACACAAATTTTGGCAGAAATTCCCCCGCTTAAAAACCTGACAGCCACTGCCAAAGCATGACATGGCATTCATAAACTCATCCTATTATGACGTTTAGCCACTATGCCAAACTTTTAAACTTTTGGAAGGCATTTAAGAATAGCCTTTTTCCAGATACTTACTGCTTCATTCATTTCTTTTTCATTTAATGAAGCAAAGCCAATCCGTACAAAGCTGTGCTTAAATGTTTTATCGTAAAAATAATCATGTCCCGCACCTATAGACAGTCCCAGCTCATTGGCTTTTTCTGAAACAGCGGCCGTATCCAGATCATGGAGGTATTTAACCCATATAGCAAAACCGCCGCACGGTATTTTAAAGGAAATATAATCGCCTAATTGCTCCTGCAGCAAATTGCAAAGGATATCCCGCCGTTCGTGATACAGCTTATTGGCTTTTTTCAGGTGCCTGCCAATGTCACCGTTCTTTAACAGGCTCGCCATAGCTTCTTCAAGCAGGTGCTCACCCTGGCGGTCAATCAGCCGGCGTAAGCGGGTGGCTTGTAATAAAAAGTTAGGCGGCGCAACCATAAAACCAATGCGGATACCCGGCGCTATGGTTTTACAAAATGAACCTACATATATTACATTGCCATAATAATCGGCACTGGCCAGCGGTAAAATAGGGCCGCTTGTGTAATGGAAGTCAAAGTCGTAATCATCTTCAATAATGGCAAACTGGTGTTTTGCAGCCAGTTCGAGTAAATGCATCCGCCTTTCTGAACTCAACGTTACCGTAGTAGGCTGATGATGGTGCGGCACTACGTATAGCATCCGTACCTTTTGTGCTTTACAAATAGCCTCAACGGCATTAATATCAATACCATATTCGTCTACAGGGACAAATGCCAACTGGGCGCCGGCCTGCTCAAATACCTCATTGGCACCACTGTAGCCTGGGTCGCCCACAATTACAATATCATTTTTATTGATCAGCACCTGTGCGCACAGGTAAAGTGCCATTTGAACGCCTTTGGTAATTAAAATATCATTAGGTGTTACATGCAGGCCACGGGTTTCACCCAAAAAACGGGCAAGTTCGTTCCTTAAATTTTCGGAACCCTGTTCCAGCCCGTACATCAGGTATTTATGCGTAAAATGGTAACCTGCCATCCGCCTGTATTCGCGCACCATCAGGTCGACAGGCGCAATGCGGGTATCGGGAAAACCTTCGGTAAATGTGATATTGCCATCGGGCATGTCCACAAACATGCGCTGAGGGTTGATCCTGTTATCATCAACTTTGAACGAGGTTTTGCTTGCCAGGCTATGTTTCAGAACAGCTTTTTCAATAGGCCGGGGTGTAACATCGGGTAAGTTTTTAGCTACATAAATGCCCTTACGCGCTATCACATCAACCCAGCTTTGTGCATAAAGTTCGTCATAAGCGGCTACCACCGTTTTACGATGTACGTTTAACGATGCCGACAATGCCCGACTTGCAGGAAGCGCAGAACCAGGTTTTAAAGTCCCCTGCCTTATATAACTAATAATGCCATTGCTAATTTGCAAATACACAGGCACCTGGCTGCTTTTATCTACACTTAATAAGCTTTCGATGAGCGTCATACTGGACTATCTTTAATCTATTTTCTGGACTACAAGTATAGTCCAAAAGCATGGTATTTTTGATCATCAAAAAAAAATAAAACCTATGCATATCAATCAAAAAATATCATCTATATACCTGAGGGTAGCCATTGGAGTAAGCTACCTGTGGGAAGTAGCCGACCGCCTCGGCTTGTTTGGCCCAAACGGTCATCCACACGTTGGCTGGGGCGACTGGAAACATTTTATAGCCTATGCCAAACAGGTGATGAGCTTCCTGCCCGATGACATCATAAATCCGCTGGCAACTATTGCAACCATTGGCGAAGGCGTTTTTGGCTTATTACTCATCCTTGGTTTATTCACCCGGATGGCGGCTATCGGCAGCGGTATCCTTAGTTTATGTTTTGCTATCGCGATGGCAGTTTCCTTCGGCATCGAATCGCCTTTGGGTTATTCAGTTTTTACTTTGAGTGCCGCAAGTTTTCTGCTGGCCGGGATGACTCAATATTCGTGGAGCTTAGATAAATGGTTCGCCGCACGTATTGTGAACAAAAAGCTAATGGCTTACCAATCATTGCAAACCAATTAAAATCAGCAAACATCTTTAACCAATAAAATAATCATGGCAACTACAGCAAATACAAAAGCATCGCCCCTTTTAGTGATCATAGCCTTTGCTACCGTTTATATAGTATGGGGTTCAACATATTTCTTTATACAAATGGCTGTTCAGGGCTTCCCCCCTATGCTGATGGGCGCATTGCGTTTTTTCACCGCGGGTATTTTATTACTTGGCTGGTGCTATATTAAAGGCGATAACATATTTGTTAAGCGCGATATCATCACCTCCGGTATCTGCGGGCTGCTTACCTTATTTGTAGCTACAGGTATAGTGATCTGGGTTGAGCGCAATATCCCCAGCGCCATGGTTGCCATTATGGTTTCTGTAAACCCAATATGGTTCATCCTATTAGATAAAGCTAACTGGCGGGTAAACCTGAAAAACAGATCAACTATATCTGGCCTCATTATCGGCTTTGCCGGGATCCTGCTCCTTTTTGGTGAAGCCTTCCTGAAATCGGTTACCGGTACTATGGACCATGCTAAATTAACCGGATTACTATTATTACTGGCAGGCCCGGTTGCATGGTCGGCAGGATCATTGTATTCAAAAAAGCGGGGCGGTACAGCTCCGGCAAGGGTAAATACATCCTGGCAAATGATCATTGCCGGTTTGGCCTTTGTGCCGGCTGCTATTATTCACCAGGAGTTTAACGGATTTGACCTTGCTACTGTTCCGGCTCAGTCATGGATGGCTATCATTTACCTTATCATATTCGGATCAATCGGGGCATTCAGCGCTTATGTATGGCTGCTGCAGGTAAGGCCTGCAACACAGGTGAGCACGCATTCGTATGTAAATCCGGTTATCGCCGTATTACTTGGTGTTTGCTTTGCACATGAAAGTATTTCGCTAATGCAGTTTTTGGGGTTAATTGTGATCTTATTTAGCGTATTGCTTGTTAATCTTTCAAAATACGGGAAACTGCAGTTTAAAAAGCCTGTGATTGGCACAGTTGAAAAAGCAGATGGCTGCAACCACCTCAATCCCGCCTCCGATTTAGAACAGATCAAAGCATTGGCAAAAATTGCTTACCGGATATAAAACCATTCTGAAGAACGCTCGCTTTATAATAATTAAAAACAACCAATGAATAAAGCCATCATATGCAGCACATGCGGCACCCAGTTTTTAGCCGATCCCGGCGTGCCGGAGTTTTGCCCGATTTGTACCGATGACCGCCAGTATGTTCCTGAAAGCGGCCAACAATGGACGGATACAAGTAAACTTAAAAGCCATACTATTAGAATAACTCAGCTAAATGAGCATCTATATGCCCTGAAAATAGCACCTGATTTTGCTATAGCTCAAAGGGCGCTGCTACTTATTTCACCGGGCGGCAATGTTTTGTGGGATTGCATCCCGTATTTGGATAAACCTACAATTGATTTTATAAACAACCTTGGCGGCTTAAAGGCCATAGCATTTTCACATCCTCATTACTACAGTAACATGAATGAATGGGCAGCCGAGTTTGACTGCCCCATTTATATCCACCAAAATGATGCAGAATGGGTACCATTCAAAACCCGGCATACCCGCCTATGGGATGGCAGCAGCATGCAGCTTTGGGACGGGACCAGCATAGTACACATCGGCGGCCATTTTGCAGGCAGTTGTGTACTCCATGTTCCGGAACTGACCACCAAAGGCACCATGCTTTGCGGCGATACTTTTAATATAGGCCGGAGCAGACAGCATATCGCTATCATGTACAGCTATCCAAATATCATATTGCTGCCGCGCGATGAATTTGCAAAGGCTTACAAAAAAGCGTCCAATATTGATTTTGATACCATTTATGGCGCATTTGAAAACCAGGACATTGAGGGTAATGCAATGGAGATATTTGAAACTTCGATGCAACGGTATAAGGATAGCTATGGGTTATGATTATATAAAACTAACTACGTTTTTAGCTGGAATTTTTTTAAAGTAAAAAGTATGATATAGTTGTATTTGGCTAATCCATTGTGTTATATTTACACAATAGCAATTACCATTGGATAAATATCCTCGCCAATTAATTGGTAATTAACTATCTTTCAATTCCGGAAGCCAGTTTCGGATCGCGAAGTGTAAACCAATTTAACCAAATACAATTATGAAAAAAAACAGTACCCTCATGCTGCTTTTACTCATTTGCTTTTTACCCGTAACGGCGTTTTGCCAAAGCAGCAACGAACCAGTTGTTGCCGGGAACGATGTGGCTGTAACATCAACCGAAAGCGGAAAAGTAAAAGGCTATCTTCACAATGGCATTTTTACATTTAAAGGTATCCCCTACGCCAAAGCCGACCGCTTTATGGCGCCTGAAAAACCTGCGCCATGGACAGATGTGCGCAGTTCAAAGACCTACGGTCCTGTATGCCCGACCGATCCAACCACAACCGTTAACGACGAATTTGAATTTGCCTTTCAGCACGATTTGGGTTATTCAAATGAACATTGCCAGTCGCTCAATGTATGGACACAGAAACTGAACGATGGCAAAAAACGTCCGGTAATGGTGTGGCTGCATGGCGGCGGCTTTACTGCCGGCTCATCAATTGAACTCCCCTCGTACGATGGTGAAAACCTCGCTAAAAAAGGCGACGTGGTGTTGGTATCGGTAAATCACCGGTTAAACATTTTGGGCTTTCTTGATCTTTCGGCCTATGGCGATAAATATAAGGGCTCTGCAAACGCCGGCCTACTTGATTTGAAATTGGCCCTGGAGTGGGTAAAACAAAACATAGCCCAGTTTGGCGGCGATCCTGATAATGTAACCATCTTTGGCCAGTCGGGCGGCGGCGGTAAGGTTACCTGTTTGATGAATGCACCATCAGTAAAAGGTTTATTTAAAAACGCCATTGTTGAAAGCGGAAGCTATATTACCAGCTTCAACGAAAAACCGGTTACTCAAAAAGTAGCTGCGGCATTACTGGAAGAGCTTCATCTTCAACCGTCGCAGGTTGATTCGCTTCAGAAACTGCCTTATGACATACTGAACGAAGCAGGCAAAAAGGCTATGCGCAAAGTTTCGGCCGAATTAAGGAAAGAAGGTAAGGGTGTAAATGGATGGGGCCCAGCTTTGGATGGCGATTTTTTGCCATACCAGCCATCAGATGCTACAGCTAAAGAATTATCAAAAAATGTTCCGCTGCTGGTAGGTACCACCAAAAATGAATTTGCGCCATTTGTACCCGGCCCTAAAAGCCAGACCATGGATGAATTAAAGACTGCCTTACAAAAGAAATACGGTGATAAAACCGATGCCTACATTACTGCAGCTCAAAAAGCCTACCCAACAATTTCAAAGCCATCAGAATATACCGATATTGAATTCAACTTTCGTTCACTGGCAATTAAGCAAGCTGATGAAAAAGCTGTAAGCGGAGCTGCCCCGGTGTATATGTACCTGTTTACCTGGCAATCGCCCGTAAATGGTGGTATGTATAAGGCTATGCATTGTATGGACATTGCCTTCCAGTTCAATAATATAGCCCGTTGCCAGGAAATGACCGGCGGTGGTAAGGAAGCCTATGCCCTTGCCGATAAAATAAGCAGCGCATGGATAAATTTTGCCAAAACCGGCAACCCCAATACACCGTCACTACCTAAATGGCCAGCTTACACTGCCGAAAATGGTGCAACCATGATACTGGATAACCAATGCGCAGTTAAAAACCACCCGGATGATGAATTATTAAAAATAGTAGCCGCAGCACCAAAACCATAAGTAAATGAGAAGAGTAGTTTTAGTATTTACCCTGCTGTTTTGCAGTGCCTGCGTTTTTGCAGCTAAAGTTGATACGGTGCAGATCCCAAGCGTGGCAATGAACAAAACTTATAAAGCAGCCATTGCATTCCCTAAAGCATATGCAAAAAGCAAAGCCAATTTTCCGGTGTTATACCTGCTGCATGGAGGCTATGGTCATTTTGATGACTGGCTGCAAAAAACGCCGGATAAATCACTGGTAAAAGACCTTGCTGACCAATACAACATCATTATTGTGATGCCAGAAGGTGAAATCTTTAGTTACTATGTTGATAGTCCGATTGATCCTAACAGCAAGTTTGAAACTTATATTATTAAGGAAGTGATTCCTTTTATCGATAGCAAATACCGCACTGTCAATGATAAAAAAGGCAGGCTTATCACTGGTTTATCCATGGGAGGATTTGGATCATTGTATCTTTCAACCAGGCATCCGGAACTTTTTGCTGCAGCAGGGAGCATGAGCGGGGCCCTCGACCCAAACATGACCACCTGGAAACTTCCTCCCGACAGGTTTGAGATGCTTACCAAAATGCTTGATAAAATTTGGGGGCCTATGACGCCGGATACTTACCTGCAATATTCAGTTGTAAACATGGCCGATCAGATCAGGAAAAACGGGCTGCCGTTGGTTATTAATATAGGCGTTGACGACTTTTTGCTTGAGCCCAACCGCGAATTACACCGCAGATTGGTTTATAACCACACCCCACATGACTATACCGAACAGCCGGGAGGCCATACCTGGGAGTTTTGGCAAAACGTCTTGCCGGGCCATTTGTTGTTTTTCAGTAAAGTACTGAAAACAAATGGTGTTTATGTTTTATAAAAGACCAAATTGAATATATAAAGGGAAGATCGATCACAGCATCTTTCCTTTATATTGTACTATTTTTAGCATGGAAAGATAAGCGCCGGGAGGTGGGCATGTTCTTCATTCTCCATATTTTCCCAATCCCACAGGCCGTTTAATTGTGAGCTGCGGTTGCTCAATACAAAAAAATCAACCCGCATAACATTGGCCAGTACGTCAACGGTTTTCATAATATCCCGCTCCTTAATATTCACCAGGTTCAGCCTTGAACCCGAGAACAATTGCCTGAACACAGCATCAGCATAATCATTATGCATATGGGGTAATCCCGATTCAGTTATATTAAAAAGCGATGCTTTTACATCCAAGGCTTCGCTCATTTTACTTAAAAAACTTACAATATCCTTTCGGGCATACCGAAGATCGGCAAGGTACCCCATATTGGTGATATTGAATGACGCACCTTCCGGAACGGCCAGTAAGGGGCAGCACGAATGATTTAAAACGGGCACAAGTTGTTCATTGATTTCTTTTGCGGTTCCGCTAACACCTTTAATTATTAAACCTATATCATATTTAGCCGTAATTGCGTGGAGCGACATTCCCAAAGTATCCAGATAATTAAGGAAAACTATATTTTCGGTGCTTTTATTTTGATCTTTAAAACTGAAATCCTCATTATCAAATATATCCTGCGTGGTAGCATCAAATAGCTGAACACTCATTGGCTCGGGTACCGTGTTCA
It contains:
- a CDS encoding carboxylesterase/lipase family protein, whose product is MKKNSTLMLLLLICFLPVTAFCQSSNEPVVAGNDVAVTSTESGKVKGYLHNGIFTFKGIPYAKADRFMAPEKPAPWTDVRSSKTYGPVCPTDPTTTVNDEFEFAFQHDLGYSNEHCQSLNVWTQKLNDGKKRPVMVWLHGGGFTAGSSIELPSYDGENLAKKGDVVLVSVNHRLNILGFLDLSAYGDKYKGSANAGLLDLKLALEWVKQNIAQFGGDPDNVTIFGQSGGGGKVTCLMNAPSVKGLFKNAIVESGSYITSFNEKPVTQKVAAALLEELHLQPSQVDSLQKLPYDILNEAGKKAMRKVSAELRKEGKGVNGWGPALDGDFLPYQPSDATAKELSKNVPLLVGTTKNEFAPFVPGPKSQTMDELKTALQKKYGDKTDAYITAAQKAYPTISKPSEYTDIEFNFRSLAIKQADEKAVSGAAPVYMYLFTWQSPVNGGMYKAMHCMDIAFQFNNIARCQEMTGGGKEAYALADKISSAWINFAKTGNPNTPSLPKWPAYTAENGATMILDNQCAVKNHPDDELLKIVAAAPKP
- a CDS encoding alpha/beta hydrolase-fold protein, translated to MRRVVLVFTLLFCSACVFAAKVDTVQIPSVAMNKTYKAAIAFPKAYAKSKANFPVLYLLHGGYGHFDDWLQKTPDKSLVKDLADQYNIIIVMPEGEIFSYYVDSPIDPNSKFETYIIKEVIPFIDSKYRTVNDKKGRLITGLSMGGFGSLYLSTRHPELFAAAGSMSGALDPNMTTWKLPPDRFEMLTKMLDKIWGPMTPDTYLQYSVVNMADQIRKNGLPLVINIGVDDFLLEPNRELHRRLVYNHTPHDYTEQPGGHTWEFWQNVLPGHLLFFSKVLKTNGVYVL